A genomic segment from Streptomyces sp. NBC_00237 encodes:
- the nrtL gene encoding ArgS-related anticodon-binding protein NrtL — MTPAELSRTVLRAVRRAVEEDVLSAPVPERAAVERTRPGGTGDWASNVALRLAKQAGQSPREVAALLKERIDGTPGIAAVDITGPGFLSFTLADETQDLIVRELLEHGLVREEALAAPEPPAAAVARLGRDAAVWGMLLAAPDAELLAQHERNPLFRVRYAYSRTRALTRNAADLGFDASYDTAIDTAIDTVTDTGVDAPELIGLLGGYAVELEAAVRRAAPERIARHLVAVADAFFRFHDTHRVLPLGDEKPSAAHRSRLAVAEAAGTVLAGGLSQLGVSAPDHL, encoded by the coding sequence GTGACCCCCGCAGAGCTCTCCCGTACCGTGCTGCGCGCCGTGCGCCGTGCCGTCGAGGAGGACGTGTTGTCCGCTCCGGTGCCCGAACGGGCCGCCGTCGAGCGCACCCGCCCGGGGGGCACCGGCGACTGGGCCAGCAATGTGGCGCTCCGGCTGGCCAAGCAGGCGGGGCAGAGCCCGCGCGAGGTCGCCGCGCTGCTGAAGGAGCGGATCGACGGCACGCCCGGGATCGCCGCCGTCGACATCACCGGCCCCGGATTCCTCAGCTTCACCCTGGCGGACGAGACCCAGGACCTGATCGTACGAGAGCTCCTGGAGCACGGTCTGGTACGGGAGGAAGCGCTCGCCGCGCCCGAGCCCCCGGCCGCAGCCGTCGCCAGGCTCGGGCGGGACGCCGCCGTCTGGGGGATGCTGCTCGCCGCCCCCGACGCCGAGCTCCTCGCCCAGCACGAGCGGAATCCACTGTTCCGGGTGCGCTACGCGTACTCCCGGACCCGCGCGCTGACCCGTAACGCCGCCGACCTCGGGTTCGACGCCTCGTACGACACAGCCATCGACACGGCCATCGATACCGTCACCGACACGGGCGTCGACGCGCCCGAGCTGATCGGTCTCCTCGGCGGGTACGCCGTCGAGCTCGAAGCCGCCGTACGACGCGCCGCCCCCGAGCGCATCGCCCGGCACCTCGTCGCCGTCGCCGACGCCTTCTTCCGCTTCCACGACACGCACCGGGTGCTGCCGCTCGGCGACGAGAAACCCTCGGCCGCCCACCGTTCCCGGCTGGCAGTCGCCGAAGCCGCCGGGACGGTGCTGGCCGGCGGCCTGTCCCAGCTCGGCGTCAGCGCACCCGACCACCTGTGA
- the thrB gene encoding homoserine kinase: protein MAGPAFRAAAVRVRVPATSANLGPGFDAFGLAVGLYDDVVVRVADSGLHIDIAGEGAETLPRDERHLLVRAMRTAFDVLGGQPRGLEIVCANRIPHGRGLGSSSAAICAGIMAARAVTIGGDAKLDDEALLELATEIEGHPDNVAACLLGGFTLAWMDSGAARAIRMDPADSIVPVVFVPSTPVLTEAARGLLPRTVPHVDASVNAGRAALLVEALTRRPELLLPATEDRLHQDYRTPAMPESLALVARLRADGVPAVISGAGPTVLALAEDGTADKVVRMAGDGWAEARLNLDAVGACVLPLAPQDVSG from the coding sequence ATGGCCGGTCCCGCTTTCCGAGCCGCCGCCGTGCGCGTGCGCGTCCCCGCCACCAGTGCCAACCTGGGGCCGGGCTTCGACGCCTTCGGCCTGGCGGTCGGCTTGTACGACGACGTGGTCGTACGCGTCGCCGACTCCGGCCTGCACATCGACATCGCGGGCGAGGGCGCCGAGACGCTGCCCCGCGACGAACGGCACCTTCTCGTACGGGCCATGCGCACCGCCTTCGACGTGCTCGGCGGCCAGCCGCGCGGCCTGGAGATCGTCTGCGCCAACCGCATCCCGCACGGCCGTGGCCTCGGTTCCTCCTCCGCCGCGATCTGCGCGGGCATCATGGCCGCCCGCGCGGTGACCATAGGCGGCGACGCCAAGCTGGACGACGAGGCCCTCCTGGAGCTCGCCACCGAGATCGAGGGCCACCCCGACAACGTCGCCGCCTGCCTCCTCGGCGGCTTCACCCTCGCCTGGATGGACTCGGGAGCGGCGCGCGCGATCCGGATGGACCCCGCGGATTCCATCGTTCCGGTGGTCTTCGTGCCCTCCACGCCGGTCCTCACCGAGGCCGCCCGCGGTCTTCTCCCCCGTACGGTCCCCCATGTGGACGCAAGCGTGAACGCGGGCCGCGCCGCCCTGCTCGTCGAGGCCCTGACCAGGCGCCCCGAGCTGCTGCTGCCCGCCACCGAGGACCGTCTCCACCAGGACTACCGGACCCCCGCGATGCCCGAGAGCCTCGCGCTGGTGGCCCGGCTGCGCGCGGACGGCGTTCCCGCCGTCATCTCCGGTGCGGGCCCCACGGTCCTCGCACTGGCCGAGGACGGTACGGCCGACAAGGTCGTACGGATGGCGGGCGACGGATGGGCCGAGGCGCGGCTCAACCTCGACGCCGTAGGGGCGTGCGTGCTTCCGCTCGCACCGCAGGACGTGTCCGGATAG
- the lysA gene encoding diaminopimelate decarboxylase, producing MSRSAHPAGPRHADVFPEGHYTAPADDLNALDEKVWARTVERDARGVVRVGGIEVTRLAEEFGTPAYFLDEADFRARCRAWADAFGTEADVFYAGKAFLSRAIVRWLKEEGLNLDVCSGGELTTALDAGMPAERIAFHGNNKSESEIRRAVEIGVGRIVLDSFQEIARVAHIAQELGKRQRVQIRVTVGVEAHTHEFIATAHEDQKFGIALAGGQAAEAVRRALKLDGLELIGIHSHIGSQIFDMAGFEVSARRVVQLLAEVRDEHGVELPEIDLGGGLGIAYTPEDDPREPQDIAKALTEIVTRECEAARLRTPRISVEPGRAIVGPTAFTLYEVGTVKPLEGLRTYVSVDGGMSDNIRTALYDAEYSVALVSRRSDAEPMLVRVVGKHCESGDIVVRDAFLPADTAPGDLLAVPATGAYCRSMASNYNHALRPPVVAVKDGAARVIVRRETEEDLLRLDVG from the coding sequence ATGAGCCGTTCCGCCCACCCCGCCGGGCCCCGTCACGCCGACGTTTTCCCGGAAGGCCACTACACCGCCCCCGCCGACGACCTCAACGCCCTCGACGAGAAGGTCTGGGCGCGGACCGTCGAGCGTGATGCGCGGGGTGTCGTACGCGTCGGGGGGATCGAAGTCACCCGGCTGGCCGAGGAGTTCGGGACTCCGGCCTACTTCCTCGACGAGGCCGACTTCCGGGCCCGGTGCCGCGCCTGGGCCGACGCCTTCGGCACCGAGGCCGACGTCTTCTACGCCGGGAAGGCGTTCCTGTCGCGCGCGATCGTGCGCTGGCTGAAGGAGGAGGGGCTGAATCTCGACGTGTGCTCCGGGGGCGAGCTGACCACCGCGCTCGACGCCGGGATGCCCGCCGAGCGCATCGCCTTCCACGGCAACAACAAGAGCGAGAGCGAGATCCGCAGGGCCGTCGAAATCGGCGTCGGGCGGATCGTGCTCGACTCCTTCCAGGAGATCGCCCGGGTCGCGCACATCGCGCAGGAGCTGGGCAAGCGCCAGCGCGTGCAGATCCGGGTGACGGTCGGCGTCGAGGCGCACACGCACGAGTTCATCGCCACCGCCCACGAGGACCAGAAGTTCGGCATCGCACTGGCCGGGGGACAGGCGGCGGAGGCCGTGCGGCGGGCGCTGAAGCTCGACGGGCTCGAGCTCATCGGGATTCACTCCCACATCGGCTCGCAGATCTTCGACATGGCGGGCTTCGAGGTCTCCGCACGGCGTGTCGTCCAGCTCCTCGCGGAGGTGCGCGACGAGCACGGGGTGGAGCTGCCCGAGATCGACCTCGGCGGCGGCCTCGGCATCGCGTACACCCCCGAGGACGACCCCCGCGAGCCCCAGGACATCGCCAAGGCGCTGACCGAGATCGTCACTCGCGAATGCGAAGCGGCAAGGCTGAGGACCCCCCGGATCTCCGTCGAGCCGGGCCGCGCCATCGTCGGCCCGACCGCCTTCACGCTGTACGAGGTCGGGACCGTCAAGCCCCTGGAGGGGCTGCGGACGTACGTGAGCGTCGACGGCGGCATGTCGGACAACATCCGCACCGCCCTGTACGACGCCGAGTACAGCGTGGCCCTCGTCTCGCGCCGCTCGGACGCGGAGCCGATGCTGGTGCGTGTGGTCGGCAAGCACTGCGAGAGCGGCGACATCGTCGTGCGGGACGCGTTCCTGCCCGCCGACACCGCCCCCGGTGACCTGCTCGCGGTGCCCGCGACCGGCGCTTACTGCCGTTCCATGGCGAGCAACTACAACCACGCGCTCCGCCCGCCCGTCGTCGCCGTCAAGGACGGCGCGGCGCGGGTGATCGTACGGCGCGAGACCGAGGAAGATCTCCTGCGGCTCGATGTCGGGTAA
- a CDS encoding response regulator, which yields MPGTFGRVLVVDDNKVIRQLITVNLELEGFEVVTASDGAECLEIVHRICPDVITLDVVMPRLDGLSTAARLRADPRTSHLPVAIVSACTQYEVESGLAAGVDAFLSKPFEPAELVRLVRRLAGQEDPPSADGDHVGECVRHTSRTRGCPPTP from the coding sequence GTGCCAGGCACCTTTGGCCGGGTCCTTGTCGTCGACGACAACAAGGTCATCCGCCAGCTGATCACGGTCAATCTCGAACTGGAGGGTTTCGAGGTCGTGACCGCGTCCGACGGTGCCGAATGCCTGGAGATCGTGCACCGCATCTGCCCCGACGTGATCACCCTCGACGTGGTGATGCCCCGCCTCGACGGCCTCAGCACCGCCGCCCGCCTGCGCGCCGACCCGCGCACGAGCCATCTGCCGGTCGCGATCGTCAGCGCCTGTACGCAGTACGAAGTGGAGAGCGGCCTCGCCGCTGGAGTGGACGCCTTCCTCTCGAAGCCCTTCGAGCCCGCCGAACTGGTGCGGCTCGTGCGCAGGCTGGCGGGTCAGGAGGATCCGCCGTCAGCCGACGGCGACCATGTGGGTGAGTGCGTCCGTCATACGAGTCGTACGAGGGGATGCCCGCCGACCCCGTAG
- a CDS encoding homoserine dehydrogenase, whose translation MRTRPLKVALLGCGVVGSEVARIMTTHADDLTARIGAPVELVGVAVRQPSKVRAGIDPALITTDAKALVKRGDIDVVIEVIGGIEPARTLITTAFEHGASVVSANKALLAEDGAALHAAAEEHGRDLYYEAAVAGAIPLVRPLRESLAGDKVNRVLGIVNGTTNFILDKMDSSGAGYSEALDEATALGYAEADPTADVEGFDAAAKAAILAGIAFHTRVKIGDVHREGLTEVTAADIASAKRMGCTVKLLAICERAADGRSVTARVHPAMIPLTHPLASVREAYNAVFVEAEAAGQLMFYGPGAGGAPTASAVLGDLVAVCRNKLSETTGPGESAYTRLPVSPMGDVVTRYHISLDVADKPGVLAQVATVFAEHDVSIDTVRQSGKDGEASLVVVTHRAPDAALSGTVEALRKLDTVRGVASIMRVEGE comes from the coding sequence ATGCGTACGCGTCCGCTGAAGGTGGCGCTGCTGGGCTGTGGTGTGGTCGGCTCGGAAGTCGCACGCATCATGACGACGCACGCCGACGACCTCACGGCGCGCATCGGCGCGCCCGTCGAGCTCGTCGGAGTCGCCGTCCGCCAGCCCTCCAAGGTGCGTGCGGGCATCGACCCCGCACTCATCACCACCGACGCGAAAGCCCTGGTCAAACGGGGTGACATTGACGTCGTGATCGAGGTCATCGGCGGCATCGAGCCCGCCCGCACCCTCATCACCACCGCCTTCGAGCACGGTGCTTCCGTCGTCTCCGCGAACAAGGCGCTCCTCGCCGAGGACGGCGCGGCCCTGCACGCCGCCGCCGAGGAGCACGGCCGGGATCTGTACTACGAGGCGGCCGTCGCGGGCGCCATTCCGCTCGTACGGCCGCTGCGTGAGTCCCTCGCGGGCGACAAGGTCAACCGGGTCCTGGGCATCGTCAACGGCACCACGAACTTCATCCTCGACAAGATGGACTCGTCCGGAGCCGGTTACTCCGAGGCGCTCGACGAGGCCACCGCCCTCGGGTACGCCGAGGCCGACCCGACCGCCGACGTCGAGGGCTTCGACGCCGCCGCCAAGGCCGCCATCCTCGCCGGGATCGCCTTCCACACCCGGGTCAAGATCGGCGACGTGCACCGCGAGGGCCTCACCGAGGTAACCGCCGCGGACATCGCATCCGCAAAGCGGATGGGCTGCACCGTCAAGCTCCTCGCCATCTGCGAGCGCGCCGCCGACGGCCGGTCCGTCACCGCTCGCGTGCACCCCGCGATGATCCCGCTGACCCACCCGCTGGCCTCCGTCCGCGAGGCGTACAACGCGGTCTTCGTGGAAGCGGAGGCGGCCGGTCAGCTCATGTTCTACGGACCCGGAGCGGGCGGCGCGCCCACCGCGTCCGCCGTACTCGGCGACCTCGTGGCGGTCTGCCGCAACAAGCTGAGCGAGACCACGGGACCCGGCGAGTCCGCCTACACGCGGCTGCCCGTCAGCCCCATGGGCGACGTCGTCACCCGCTACCACATCAGCCTCGACGTGGCCGACAAGCCGGGCGTGCTCGCCCAGGTCGCGACGGTCTTCGCCGAACACGACGTGTCGATCGACACCGTCCGCCAGTCGGGGAAGGACGGCGAGGCGTCCCTCGTCGTCGTCACCCACCGCGCGCCCGACGCCGCCCTTTCCGGGACCGTCGAGGCACTGCGCAAGCTCGACACCGTCAGAGGTGTCGCCAGCATCATGCGTGTTGAAGGGGAGTAA
- a CDS encoding VC0807 family protein: MKSVVLNWGPTLLFSVLLPWVTYGMLTDGGVEPVAALFLIALWPLAEVGIFYGLNRRVDEFGVMILIVLVLGAVSALVFQSEKMVFVKDSAVTGLLGLAFLVTLWLERPMMFYFGRKFATDGSAAGVARWNGLWDAFPGFRSSQRKLTVVWGVAFLVEAGVRVALTFALDTSTMVGVSGIMPFVVLAGLLTYTIQMGKKGRARMATAPAGDSPAGSSAAGSAADAAG; encoded by the coding sequence ATGAAGTCCGTGGTGCTGAACTGGGGGCCGACGCTGTTGTTCAGCGTCCTGTTGCCGTGGGTGACGTACGGGATGCTGACGGACGGCGGGGTGGAGCCGGTCGCGGCGCTGTTCCTGATTGCCTTGTGGCCGTTGGCCGAGGTGGGGATCTTCTACGGGTTGAATCGGCGGGTGGACGAGTTCGGCGTGATGATTCTGATCGTGCTGGTGCTCGGGGCTGTCAGTGCGCTTGTTTTCCAGAGCGAAAAGATGGTCTTCGTGAAGGACTCCGCGGTGACGGGGTTGTTGGGGCTGGCGTTTCTGGTGACGTTGTGGCTGGAGCGGCCGATGATGTTCTATTTCGGGCGGAAGTTCGCGACCGACGGGTCGGCTGCGGGGGTCGCCCGGTGGAATGGGCTGTGGGACGCGTTTCCCGGATTCCGGTCGAGTCAGCGGAAGTTGACCGTGGTGTGGGGGGTGGCCTTCCTGGTGGAGGCCGGGGTGCGGGTCGCGCTCACCTTTGCGCTGGACACGTCGACCATGGTCGGGGTGTCGGGGATCATGCCGTTCGTGGTGCTGGCGGGGTTGTTGACGTACACGATCCAGATGGGGAAGAAGGGGCGGGCGAGGATGGCTACTGCTCCGGCAGGTGATTCGCCCGCCGGTTCTTCGGCTGCCGGGTCCGCTGCTGACGCAGCCGGGTGA
- the thrC gene encoding threonine synthase, translating to MTIQGTHQWRGIIEEYRDRLPVTATTPVVSLGEGGTPLVRAQVLSERTGCEVYLKVEGANPTGSFKDRGMTMAITRAKEEGAKAVICASTGNTSASAAAYAVRAGMVCAVLVPQGKIALGKMGQALVHGAKILQVDGNFDDCLTLARSLSDNYPVALVNSVNPVRIEGQKTAAFEIVDALGDAPDIHVLPVGNAGNITAYWKGYREYAADKLATHTPRMWGYQASGSAPIVRGEIVKDPSTVATAIRIGNPASWDFALAARDESGGHIDEVTDRQILSAYRLLASQEGVFVEPASAASVAGLLKAAEEGKVDKGQRIVCTVTGNGLKDPDWAVAGAPQPVTVPVDAATAAEKLGLA from the coding sequence ATGACCATCCAGGGCACCCACCAGTGGCGCGGCATCATCGAGGAGTACCGGGACCGGCTCCCGGTGACGGCCACGACGCCGGTCGTCTCGCTCGGCGAGGGCGGCACGCCGCTCGTCCGCGCGCAGGTCCTTTCCGAGCGCACGGGCTGCGAGGTGTACCTCAAGGTCGAGGGCGCCAACCCGACCGGGTCCTTCAAGGACCGAGGCATGACCATGGCGATCACGCGGGCCAAGGAGGAGGGCGCGAAGGCCGTCATCTGCGCCTCCACCGGCAACACCTCCGCCTCGGCCGCCGCCTACGCGGTGCGCGCGGGCATGGTCTGCGCCGTACTGGTCCCGCAGGGCAAGATCGCGCTTGGCAAGATGGGCCAGGCACTGGTCCACGGCGCGAAGATCCTCCAGGTCGACGGAAACTTCGACGACTGCCTGACCCTGGCCCGCTCGCTCTCCGACAACTACCCGGTGGCGCTGGTCAACTCGGTCAACCCGGTACGCATCGAGGGCCAGAAGACGGCCGCCTTCGAGATCGTCGACGCGCTCGGCGACGCCCCGGACATCCACGTCCTCCCGGTCGGCAACGCGGGCAACATCACCGCGTACTGGAAGGGCTACCGGGAGTACGCGGCCGACAAGCTCGCCACGCACACCCCCCGGATGTGGGGCTACCAGGCATCCGGCTCCGCGCCGATCGTGCGCGGCGAGATCGTCAAGGACCCCTCGACGGTCGCCACCGCGATCCGCATCGGCAACCCGGCCTCCTGGGACTTCGCGCTCGCCGCGCGGGATGAGTCGGGCGGCCACATCGACGAGGTGACGGACCGTCAAATCCTGTCGGCCTACCGCCTGTTGGCCTCCCAGGAGGGCGTCTTCGTGGAGCCCGCGTCGGCCGCGTCGGTCGCCGGTCTCCTGAAGGCCGCCGAAGAGGGCAAGGTCGACAAGGGCCAGCGCATCGTCTGCACCGTCACGGGCAACGGGCTCAAGGACCCCGACTGGGCCGTCGCGGGCGCCCCCCAGCCGGTCACGGTCCCGGTCGACGCCGCCACCGCCGCCGAAAAGCTCGGCCTGGCGTAA
- the rho gene encoding transcription termination factor Rho: MSDTTDLMGVTADKNVDNASDAGAATGSAPRRRRSGTGLDGMVLAELQQVASGLGIKGTARMRKGQLIEVIKETQAGGGTAPAKSAPAEAETKPKRRATAKSRAVEAAPEAEAPAKAEKAVAQQQIDIPGQPASDDQPVGERRRRRATAAAGSPEQATSASEVTDRQKSEPKGDVKTEVKAEAQTDVKTDAKADQAVDNAEGRRDRGNRGDRQGRGDRQDRQSRRDRDRDRDRGNKGGDDQGQGRQQRQGQGQGQGQAGGGSQGGQVSGGNQGNQGRDRDRDRDRDNGPQDDDDFEGGRRGRRGRYRDRRGRRGRDEFGSDAPPQVNDDDVLIPVAGILDILDNYAFIRTSGYLPGPNDVYVSLAQVRKNGLRKGDHTTGAVRQPKDGERREKFNALVRLDSVNGMAPESGRGRPEFQKLTPLYPQDRLRLETDPGVLTTRIIDLVAPIGKGQRGLIVAPPKTGKTMIMQAIANAITVNNPECHLMVVLVDERPEEVTDMQRSVKGEVISSTFDRPAEDHTTVAELAIERAKRLVELGHDVVVLLDSITRLGRAYNLAAPASGRILSGGVDSTALYPPKRFFGAARNIEDGGSLTILATALVDTGSRMDEVIFEEFKGTGNMELKLDRKLADKRIFPAVDVDPSGTRKEEILLNAEELAIVWKLRRVLHALDSQQAIELLLDKMKQTKSNAEFLMQIAKTTPSGNGNSND, from the coding sequence GTGAGCGACACCACCGATCTGATGGGCGTGACTGCCGACAAGAATGTCGACAACGCGTCCGACGCAGGTGCTGCCACCGGCAGTGCCCCAAGGCGCCGCCGCTCCGGCACCGGCCTGGACGGCATGGTCCTGGCCGAGCTGCAGCAGGTCGCGTCCGGCCTCGGGATCAAGGGCACCGCGCGCATGCGCAAGGGCCAGCTGATCGAGGTCATCAAGGAGACGCAGGCAGGCGGCGGCACCGCCCCGGCCAAGAGCGCCCCGGCCGAGGCCGAGACCAAGCCGAAGCGCCGCGCCACCGCCAAGTCCCGCGCCGTCGAGGCCGCTCCGGAAGCCGAGGCTCCGGCGAAGGCCGAGAAGGCCGTCGCGCAGCAGCAGATCGACATTCCGGGCCAGCCCGCGAGTGACGACCAGCCGGTCGGCGAGCGCCGCCGCCGCCGCGCCACCGCAGCGGCCGGAAGCCCCGAACAGGCCACCTCCGCCAGTGAGGTGACGGACCGCCAGAAGTCCGAGCCCAAGGGTGACGTCAAGACCGAGGTCAAGGCCGAGGCGCAGACGGACGTCAAGACCGACGCCAAGGCCGACCAGGCGGTCGACAACGCCGAGGGCCGCCGTGACCGAGGCAACCGAGGCGACCGTCAGGGTCGCGGCGACCGCCAGGACCGCCAGAGCCGTCGTGACCGCGACCGTGACCGCGACCGAGGGAACAAGGGCGGCGACGACCAGGGCCAGGGCCGCCAGCAGCGCCAGGGCCAGGGTCAGGGCCAGGGCCAAGCCGGTGGCGGAAGCCAGGGCGGCCAGGTCAGCGGCGGGAACCAGGGCAACCAGGGCCGCGACCGTGACCGCGACCGTGACCGTGACAATGGTCCGCAGGACGACGACGACTTCGAGGGCGGCCGTCGCGGCCGTCGTGGCCGCTACCGCGACCGCCGTGGCCGTCGTGGCCGCGACGAGTTCGGCAGCGACGCCCCGCCGCAGGTCAACGACGACGACGTTCTGATTCCCGTCGCGGGCATCCTGGACATCCTCGACAACTACGCGTTCATCCGTACGTCCGGCTACCTGCCGGGCCCGAACGACGTGTACGTCTCCCTCGCCCAGGTCCGCAAGAACGGCCTGCGCAAGGGCGACCACACCACGGGTGCGGTCCGCCAGCCCAAGGACGGCGAGCGCCGCGAGAAGTTCAACGCGCTGGTGCGCCTGGACTCCGTCAACGGCATGGCGCCGGAGAGCGGCCGAGGCCGCCCCGAGTTCCAGAAGCTCACCCCGCTCTACCCGCAGGACCGGCTGCGCCTGGAGACCGACCCGGGCGTCCTGACGACCCGGATCATCGACCTCGTCGCGCCGATCGGCAAGGGCCAGCGCGGTCTGATCGTGGCCCCGCCGAAGACCGGCAAGACCATGATCATGCAGGCCATCGCCAACGCGATCACGGTCAACAACCCCGAGTGCCACCTGATGGTCGTCCTGGTCGACGAGCGTCCGGAAGAGGTCACCGACATGCAGCGGTCGGTGAAGGGCGAGGTCATCTCCTCGACCTTCGACCGCCCCGCCGAGGACCACACCACGGTCGCCGAGCTCGCCATCGAGCGCGCCAAGCGTCTGGTGGAGCTGGGCCACGACGTCGTCGTTCTGCTGGACTCCATCACCCGCCTGGGCCGTGCGTACAACCTGGCGGCCCCGGCCTCCGGGCGCATCCTCTCCGGTGGTGTCGACTCGACCGCGCTCTACCCGCCGAAGCGCTTCTTCGGTGCGGCGCGCAACATCGAGGACGGCGGCTCGCTGACCATCCTCGCCACCGCGCTGGTCGACACCGGGTCCCGCATGGACGAGGTGATCTTCGAGGAGTTCAAGGGCACCGGCAACATGGAGCTCAAGCTCGACCGGAAGCTCGCCGACAAGCGGATCTTCCCCGCGGTGGACGTCGACCCGTCCGGTACGCGTAAGGAAGAGATCCTCCTCAACGCGGAGGAGCTGGCGATCGTCTGGAAGCTGCGGCGGGTGCTGCACGCGCTCGACTCGCAGCAGGCGATCGAGCTGCTGCTCGACAAGATGAAGCAGACGAAGTCGAACGCGGAGTTCCTGATGCAGATCGCCAAGACGACTCCGTCGGGCAACGGCAACTCCAACGACTAG